A single region of the Hemiscyllium ocellatum isolate sHemOce1 chromosome 50 unlocalized genomic scaffold, sHemOce1.pat.X.cur. SUPER_50_unloc_4, whole genome shotgun sequence genome encodes:
- the LOC132808912 gene encoding induced myeloid leukemia cell differentiation protein Mcl-1 homolog, producing the protein MEQTMLALNRSSSSALLQLHANLYCSPASRAACNPPRLLPGAEEGSLPHTPDGGASPVEDEPDSRRLFPDDPFYSRTYGLVRGFIRRHVKPQQPTATAAADSPSSGGPGWFGCFREGGGDDAEGDRQAAETLQRIGDRLIEKHGTAFRGMINRLNISEKRDLDTISKVATEMFNDGEVNWGRVVSFIAFGAVMGDHLKKICREDCIDEVAVQISKYLTQHKRGWLETHDGWDGFTKFFHENNVEDSAKKALMWIAGFGIAGASIMHLLR; encoded by the exons ATGGAACAGACGATGTTGGCCTTGAACCGAAGCTCCAGCAGCGCCTTGCTGCAGCTCCACGCTAACCTTTACTGCTCGCCGGCCTCCCGGGCCGCCTGCAACCCGCCGCGCCTGCTGCCCGGGGCCGAGGAGGGCTCCTTACCTCACACCCCCGACGGCGGCGCCAGCCCGGTCGAGGACGAGCCGGACAGCCGCCGCCTCTTCCCCGACGACCCTTTTTACAGCCGGACTTACGGGCTGGTGCGCGGCTTCATCCGGAGGCACGTCAAGCCTCAGCAACCGACGGCGACGGCGGCGGCCGACTCTCCCTCGTCGGGCGGCCCCGGCTGGTTCGGCTGCTTCCGAGAAGGTGGCGGGGACGACGCCGAGGGCGACCGCCAGGCGGCCGAGACGCTGCAGAGGATCGGAGACCGACTGATCGAGAAACACGGCACCGCTTTCAggg GAATGATAAATCGCTTGAACATCTCTGAAAAGAGGGACCTGGACACTATCTCAAAGGTTGCCACTGAAATGTTCAATGATGGTGAGGTGAACTGGGGCCGGGTGGTGAGTTTCATCGCCTTCGGAGCAGTGATGGGTGATCACCTGAAGAAGATTTGCCGAGAGGACTGCATTGATGAAGTTGCTGTGCAAATCTCTAAATACCTGACACAACACAAAAGGGGGTGGCTAGAGACTCATGATGGCTGG GATGGCTTCACTAAATTTTTCCATGAGAACAATGTGGAGGATTCAGCGAAGAAAGCATTAATGTGGATTGCTGGGTTTGGCATTGCTGGAGCAAGCATCATGCATCTCTTGAGGTGA